The proteins below come from a single Burkholderia humptydooensis genomic window:
- a CDS encoding TetR/AcrR family transcriptional regulator, whose amino-acid sequence MNHHSFSRVNPKKRSPRLEARLADNRAQILDAARRLVAEGGWQAAQMSSVAHAAGLATGSVYRYFPSKADLFAQVLAIVSQREVDVVRQIAAAGGLVRDRLADAVYAFSKRALRGRRLAFALIAEPCEPEIDVQRLAYRKALSEAVQRIIEEGIRSGEFPEQDARTSAACVVGAFMEALVGPLAPDEEHKTDEAEFLGHIVECCVRAVGARMPPRGTGAPLRIVGKPESD is encoded by the coding sequence ATGAATCATCATTCATTTTCTCGCGTGAACCCGAAGAAGCGATCTCCCCGTCTTGAAGCGCGCCTCGCCGACAACCGCGCGCAGATCCTTGATGCCGCACGCCGTCTGGTCGCGGAAGGCGGATGGCAGGCTGCGCAGATGTCGTCGGTTGCGCACGCGGCCGGGCTTGCAACGGGATCCGTGTACCGGTATTTCCCGTCGAAGGCGGATCTGTTCGCGCAAGTGCTCGCCATCGTGTCGCAACGTGAGGTGGACGTGGTGCGCCAGATCGCTGCGGCGGGCGGTCTCGTTCGCGACCGGCTGGCCGACGCGGTGTACGCGTTCTCGAAGCGCGCGCTGCGCGGGCGGCGCCTCGCGTTCGCGCTGATCGCCGAGCCTTGCGAGCCGGAGATCGACGTGCAGCGGCTCGCGTACCGGAAAGCGCTGAGCGAAGCCGTTCAGCGGATCATCGAGGAAGGCATCCGGAGCGGCGAATTCCCCGAGCAGGATGCGCGCACGTCGGCCGCCTGCGTGGTCGGCGCGTTCATGGAGGCGCTGGTCGGCCCGCTCGCGCCGGACGAGGAGCACAAGACGGACGAGGCAGAATTCCTCGGCCATATCGTCGAATGCTGCGTGAGGGCGGTCGGGGCGCGGATGCCGCCGCGCGGGACCGGCGCGCCGCTGCGGATCGTCGGGAAGCCTGAATCCGACTGA
- a CDS encoding long-chain fatty acid--CoA ligase, with protein MFGLMQDKQLLISDLLEYARVYHGAREIVSQDAAGAIHRYTYADAAARAAQLAHALDAHGVADGDRVASIAMNGYRHFEMYYGVSGIGAVLHTVNPRLFDAHLVYVINHAEDRLLFVDPEFLPTVERIAGQLPCVEKIVVLGDAGSAGAVRLPVDVTDYETFIGAFATTFAWPSFDERKASSLCYTSGTTGEPKGVLYSHRSTVVHALAAAQQSAFGIASSDVVMPIAPMFHANAWAMPYLAAMTGAKLVLPGRRLDGESVQRLVEREQVTFTVAVPTVVTMLLEHLRRTGSRIDSLKRAVVGGSAVPPPMIRTLKEVYGCQVHQVWGMTELSPLGTFSTLSHAASQLDDDAQTRIMACQGRAQFGMELKLVGEDGRRLAHDGRSVGAIWVRSAWAASGYFKQASGGVLDGDGWFPTGDVGTIDPLGYLRITDRAKDVIKSGGEWISSVDLENLCYGHPAVKLAAVVGASHPKWEERPVLCIVRKADEPVTKDELLTFLSSRVAKWWLPDDVVFLDEMPLTPTGKIRKTELRDRFRDHLTAGARQGSGDAT; from the coding sequence ATGTTCGGCCTGATGCAGGATAAGCAGCTTCTGATCAGCGATCTCCTCGAATACGCGCGGGTCTATCACGGCGCGCGCGAGATCGTCAGTCAGGACGCCGCCGGCGCGATTCATCGCTACACCTATGCCGACGCGGCCGCGCGGGCGGCGCAGCTCGCGCACGCGCTCGACGCGCACGGCGTGGCGGACGGCGATCGCGTCGCATCGATCGCGATGAACGGCTATCGCCATTTCGAGATGTATTACGGCGTTTCCGGCATCGGCGCGGTGCTTCATACCGTCAACCCGCGGCTGTTCGACGCCCATCTGGTCTACGTCATCAATCACGCCGAAGATCGCCTGCTGTTCGTCGATCCCGAATTCCTGCCGACGGTCGAGCGCATCGCCGGGCAACTGCCGTGCGTCGAGAAGATCGTCGTGCTCGGCGATGCGGGCAGCGCCGGCGCGGTGCGACTTCCGGTCGACGTGACCGATTACGAGACCTTTATCGGCGCGTTCGCGACGACGTTCGCGTGGCCGTCGTTCGACGAACGCAAGGCTTCGTCGCTGTGCTACACGTCGGGAACCACGGGGGAGCCGAAGGGCGTGCTGTATTCGCACCGCTCGACGGTCGTGCACGCGCTGGCCGCGGCGCAGCAGAGCGCGTTCGGCATCGCGTCGTCCGACGTCGTGATGCCCATCGCGCCGATGTTCCATGCGAACGCCTGGGCGATGCCGTACCTCGCGGCGATGACGGGCGCGAAGCTCGTGCTGCCTGGGCGCAGGCTCGACGGCGAATCCGTCCAGCGCCTCGTCGAGCGGGAGCAGGTGACGTTCACCGTCGCGGTGCCGACGGTCGTCACGATGCTGCTCGAGCATCTGCGCCGCACGGGGAGCCGCATCGACAGCCTGAAGCGCGCAGTCGTCGGCGGCTCGGCGGTGCCGCCGCCGATGATCAGGACACTGAAGGAAGTCTACGGCTGCCAGGTTCATCAGGTATGGGGGATGACCGAGCTCAGTCCGCTCGGCACGTTCTCGACGCTGTCTCATGCGGCGAGCCAACTGGACGACGACGCGCAAACGAGAATCATGGCGTGCCAGGGCCGCGCGCAGTTCGGGATGGAGCTCAAGCTCGTCGGCGAGGACGGGCGCAGGCTCGCTCATGACGGCCGGTCCGTGGGCGCGATCTGGGTCAGAAGCGCATGGGCGGCGTCCGGCTATTTCAAGCAGGCATCCGGTGGCGTGCTGGACGGGGACGGCTGGTTTCCGACGGGCGACGTCGGAACGATCGATCCGCTCGGCTACCTGCGCATCACGGATCGCGCGAAGGACGTGATCAAGTCGGGCGGAGAGTGGATCAGCTCGGTCGATCTCGAAAATCTCTGCTATGGGCACCCGGCCGTGAAGCTCGCGGCCGTCGTCGGCGCGAGCCACCCGAAATGGGAAGAACGGCCGGTTCTTTGCATCGTGCGCAAGGCGGACGAGCCGGTGACGAAGGACGAACTGCTGACGTTCCTGTCGAGCCGGGTCGCGAAATGGTGGCTGCCCGACGATGTCGTGTTCCTCGACGAGATGCCGTTGACGCCGACCGGAAAAATCAGAAAGACCGAGCTGCGCGACCGCTTCCGCGACCATCTGACGGCCGGCGCACGTCAGGGCAGCGGGGACGCGACGTGA
- a CDS encoding acyl-CoA dehydrogenase family protein, with translation MNNPLPEWSEDNLQSGGDGATHAVFNQAADPVGYNAFDDDVALSSITERFAPWAAGHASRLGALAGTAQAQDAARLANLYTPVLKNFDRYGNRLDWVEFHPAWHQLMSWAFGNQVHSLAWTATEPNGHFARAVQSYLWNQIENGVGCPTGMAYASVAGFRRYPELAAWKEKTLQTQYDPRRLPIEQKTHAVIAYAMTEKQGGSDLRETQTFAVPHENGEHGAIYLVTGHKWFCSVPVADGIYTLARTQAGVSCFFMPRILPDGTTNRIFIQRLKDKAGNKSNASSEIEYRNAWAILVGEEGRGIREILSHAHLTRLDFAVGSAGLMRHALTLALNHAQTRTAFGKPLAEQPIQEAVLADLAIDAEASMLMALRVSRATDGWEAGNAAEKALARIATPVAKFWNCRRAASFVVEALEVHGGNGFIEENPMARLYREAPLNAIWEGTSNMMCMDVMRAMKREPQTLDALLDDFAGLAGANRFFDAHLGVLKATLDEGAEIEGNARRIASLMALALQGAELLRHSTAEVADAFCASRLHDGMGYVFGALKPTPALRHIVRRAAVVPH, from the coding sequence ATGAACAATCCGTTGCCGGAGTGGAGCGAAGACAACCTGCAGTCCGGAGGCGACGGCGCCACGCACGCCGTATTCAATCAGGCGGCCGACCCGGTCGGATACAACGCGTTTGACGACGACGTCGCGCTATCGTCGATCACCGAACGCTTCGCGCCGTGGGCGGCGGGCCACGCGAGCCGGCTCGGCGCGCTGGCGGGAACCGCGCAGGCTCAGGACGCGGCCCGCCTCGCGAACCTGTACACGCCCGTCCTAAAGAATTTCGACCGCTACGGCAACCGGCTCGACTGGGTGGAATTTCATCCGGCGTGGCATCAGTTGATGTCCTGGGCATTCGGCAATCAGGTGCATTCGCTCGCATGGACCGCCACGGAGCCGAACGGGCATTTCGCGCGCGCGGTTCAGAGCTACCTGTGGAATCAGATCGAGAACGGCGTCGGCTGTCCTACCGGCATGGCCTACGCGTCGGTCGCGGGGTTCAGGCGTTATCCCGAGCTGGCCGCGTGGAAGGAGAAGACGCTGCAGACGCAATACGATCCGCGCCGCCTGCCGATCGAGCAGAAGACTCACGCCGTGATCGCGTACGCGATGACCGAAAAGCAGGGCGGATCGGATCTGAGGGAAACGCAGACGTTCGCCGTCCCGCACGAGAACGGCGAGCATGGCGCGATCTACCTCGTCACCGGGCACAAGTGGTTCTGCTCGGTGCCCGTCGCCGACGGGATCTATACGCTCGCGCGCACGCAGGCCGGGGTGTCGTGCTTCTTCATGCCGCGGATTCTCCCGGATGGAACGACGAACCGGATTTTCATCCAGCGTCTGAAGGACAAGGCGGGCAACAAGTCGAATGCGTCGAGCGAGATCGAATATCGAAACGCATGGGCGATCCTCGTCGGCGAAGAGGGGCGCGGCATCCGGGAGATCCTCTCGCATGCGCATCTGACGCGTCTGGATTTCGCCGTGGGCTCGGCCGGGCTGATGCGTCATGCGCTCACGCTCGCGCTGAATCACGCGCAGACACGGACCGCGTTCGGCAAGCCGCTCGCGGAGCAGCCGATACAGGAGGCGGTGCTCGCCGATCTCGCGATCGACGCCGAGGCGTCGATGCTGATGGCGCTGCGCGTGAGCCGCGCGACGGACGGGTGGGAGGCCGGGAACGCGGCGGAGAAGGCGTTGGCCCGCATCGCGACGCCGGTCGCGAAGTTCTGGAATTGCCGGCGCGCGGCGAGCTTCGTCGTCGAGGCGCTCGAAGTGCATGGCGGGAACGGCTTCATCGAGGAAAATCCGATGGCCCGCCTGTATCGCGAGGCGCCGCTCAACGCGATCTGGGAAGGCACGTCGAACATGATGTGCATGGACGTCATGCGAGCGATGAAGCGCGAGCCGCAGACGCTCGATGCGTTGCTCGACGACTTCGCCGGTCTTGCCGGCGCCAACCGCTTTTTCGACGCGCATCTCGGCGTACTGAAGGCGACGCTCGACGAAGGCGCCGAAATCGAAGGAAACGCGCGCCGCATCGCATCGCTGATGGCGCTCGCCTTGCAAGGCGCCGAACTGCTGCGCCATTCGACCGCGGAAGTGGCGGATGCATTCTGCGCCTCGAGGTTGCATGACGGCATGGGCTACGTGTTCGGCGCGCTCAAGCCGACGCCGGCGCTTCGGCACATCGTGCGTCGCGCGGCGGTCGTCCCGCATTAG
- a CDS encoding porin — MRARLIGGATATTFLLCSPAWAQSTVTLYGLLDSGFTYSNNQNGKASYQASSGELQGSRFGLRGVEDLGGGMKAIFTIENGFDGFTGRLGQGGLGFGRQAYVGLSSPYGTITVGRQYESIVEYLGYMEAGDTFAGYLGAHAGDVDNFNNTFRVNNSVRYKSPNFNGFDFGGLYSFGGTPGDFANNRVWSVGAEYVASGLTLAGAFLSIHNASTNIYGASAPATAGAAFESNVKNPIYSGFTSASTVQIAGVAARYASGKSTIGAMYSQTRFGDVVPTSAGPYSGNLYIRNVEVSYQYFITSLLEAGAAYVFTKAPDAKYHQVSLGLDYFLSKRTDVYGAFLWQRAIGTDSTGNAAVANLNLLSPSSSANQLAVHVALRHKF; from the coding sequence ATGCGAGCACGACTGATAGGCGGCGCGACCGCAACGACATTTCTTTTGTGCTCGCCGGCCTGGGCGCAGAGCACCGTGACGCTGTACGGCCTGCTCGATAGCGGCTTCACCTATTCGAACAATCAGAATGGAAAAGCGAGCTATCAGGCGTCGAGCGGAGAGCTTCAGGGCAGCCGCTTCGGATTGCGCGGCGTCGAGGATCTTGGCGGCGGGATGAAGGCGATCTTCACGATCGAGAACGGATTCGACGGCTTCACGGGCAGGCTCGGGCAGGGCGGTCTCGGGTTCGGACGGCAGGCGTATGTCGGGCTTTCGTCGCCGTACGGCACGATCACCGTCGGGCGGCAATACGAGTCGATCGTCGAATACCTGGGCTACATGGAAGCGGGCGACACATTCGCGGGTTATCTGGGCGCACACGCGGGAGACGTCGACAACTTCAACAACACGTTTCGGGTCAACAATTCCGTGCGCTACAAGAGCCCGAATTTCAACGGTTTCGATTTCGGCGGGCTATACAGCTTCGGCGGCACGCCGGGCGATTTCGCGAACAACCGCGTCTGGAGCGTTGGCGCGGAATATGTGGCGTCTGGCCTGACGCTCGCCGGCGCGTTTCTGAGCATTCACAACGCGAGCACGAACATCTACGGGGCATCCGCGCCTGCGACGGCTGGCGCCGCGTTCGAGTCGAACGTGAAGAATCCGATCTACAGCGGCTTCACGTCCGCGTCGACGGTGCAGATTGCGGGTGTCGCCGCGCGATACGCGAGCGGCAAATCGACGATCGGCGCGATGTATTCGCAGACGCGGTTCGGCGACGTCGTGCCGACGAGCGCCGGCCCTTATTCGGGCAACCTCTACATTCGCAACGTCGAGGTGAGTTACCAGTATTTCATCACGTCGCTGCTGGAGGCCGGCGCGGCCTACGTTTTCACGAAGGCTCCCGATGCGAAGTATCACCAGGTCAGCCTCGGTCTCGACTATTTCCTGTCGAAGAGAACCGATGTATACGGCGCGTTCCTGTGGCAGCGCGCGATCGGCACCGACTCGACCGGCAATGCCGCCGTGGCGAATCTGAACCTGCTGTCGCCGTCTTCGTCAGCGAATCAACTGGCTGTCCACGTCGCGCTGCGCCACAAATTCTAG
- a CDS encoding AraC family transcriptional regulator: protein MSALRRAVAVAPRRLCGCRALGNAHRGIGMERERREESRDVVCVEKRSSMPVSTWRDASLPAGRLVRAAYGAHVFEPHVHDELVIAVTESGAAHCKSSRGVETVKPLTLWVTHAGECHSGTVPRDSCWKYRAIYLDPLDGDERVRYENIRSGLHDEPGLAALLLRAHRCAEIDAPALMKEAFWLEAMSALHARCSTAAAAGEQIGGNAQAVHRAKDYLIEYADGDVSIEELARLTNLSRFHLMRSFKKTFGIPLHRFHLQCKLHKAKYLLRTGTSVADAALSAGFFDQSHFTRNFKRMYGVTPGTFRSLYRDGVN, encoded by the coding sequence ATGTCGGCGCTGCGGCGCGCAGTTGCCGTCGCGCCCCGCCGCCTCTGCGGCTGCCGGGCATTGGGGAACGCACATCGGGGGATTGGAATGGAACGGGAGCGTCGCGAAGAGAGCCGAGACGTCGTGTGCGTCGAAAAACGTTCGTCGATGCCGGTTTCGACGTGGCGTGACGCGTCGCTGCCGGCGGGGCGGCTGGTTCGCGCGGCGTACGGCGCGCACGTTTTCGAGCCGCACGTGCATGACGAGCTCGTGATCGCCGTCACCGAAAGCGGCGCCGCGCATTGCAAATCGTCGCGCGGCGTGGAGACCGTGAAGCCTTTGACGCTGTGGGTGACTCACGCGGGCGAGTGCCACTCGGGTACAGTGCCGCGCGATTCCTGCTGGAAATACAGGGCGATCTATCTCGATCCGCTCGATGGCGACGAGCGCGTGCGTTATGAGAATATCCGCTCCGGCCTGCATGACGAGCCCGGGCTTGCCGCGCTGCTGCTCAGGGCGCATCGCTGCGCCGAGATCGATGCGCCCGCGCTGATGAAAGAGGCGTTCTGGCTCGAAGCCATGTCGGCGCTGCACGCGCGCTGCTCGACGGCCGCGGCGGCCGGCGAGCAGATCGGCGGCAACGCGCAGGCCGTCCATCGCGCGAAGGATTACCTCATCGAATATGCCGACGGCGATGTCAGTATCGAGGAACTGGCGCGCCTCACCAACCTGAGCCGTTTCCATCTGATGCGCTCGTTCAAGAAGACGTTCGGCATTCCGCTTCACCGCTTCCATCTCCAGTGCAAGCTTCACAAGGCGAAGTACCTGCTTCGGACCGGCACGTCGGTTGCCGACGCCGCATTGAGCGCGGGTTTTTTCGATCAAAGCCACTTCACGCGGAATTTCAAGCGAATGTACGGCGTCACGCCGGGTACGTTCCGAAGCCTGTATCGCGATGGCGTCAACTGA